The genomic DNA GGTACGCTTTCGACGGCCGTGCGCTGGGACCAGCCACGGGTCGACACTCGGCAGGGCGCACTGGTCGAGACCGGCCGTCCGCTCGATCTGGCCATCGCCGGGAACGCCTTCTTCGCGGTGCAGACGCCAGACGGGGTCGAATACACCCGAGACGGTCGGTTCCAGATCGATGCGCAGCGCAGGCTGGTCACTGCTGACGGTTACCCAGTGTTGGGTGAGCAGGGGCCACTCGTCCTTCCACCAGGCGACATCTGGGTCGAGCCCGATGGCACCATCCTCGCCGGCGATCAGGCCATCGGTCGCCTCCTGCTGCTCGAGTTTCCCCCCGACGCCGAGTTGACACTGGTGGCTGGCAACCGCTATCGGACCGACGCGCAAGGCGTGCCCTCGCAGACTGCCGGTGTCAGCCAGGGGTTCATCGAGGCCTCCAACGTCGATCTGACC from Thermomicrobium sp. 4228-Ro includes the following:
- the flgF gene encoding flagellar basal-body rod protein FlgF — its product is MIRTIYEAAAGMMAQFARQLTLSTNLANIDTPGYKQQESTIRDFQQMFLLRLANGQANPVGTLSTAVRWDQPRVDTRQGALVETGRPLDLAIAGNAFFAVQTPDGVEYTRDGRFQIDAQRRLVTADGYPVLGEQGPLVLPPGDIWVEPDGTILAGDQAIGRLLLLEFPPDAELTLVAGNRYRTDAQGVPSQTAGVSQGFIEASNVDLTQTLTDMLAATRSYQLAARTLQLADETLRLAVNSVGRISQG